From the genome of Camelus bactrianus isolate YW-2024 breed Bactrian camel chromosome 33, ASM4877302v1, whole genome shotgun sequence, one region includes:
- the HSPB2 gene encoding heat shock protein beta-2 isoform X1: MSGRSVPHAHPATAEYEFANPSRLGEQRFGEGLLPEDILTPTLYHGYYVRPRATQAGEGSRAGASELRLSEGKFQAFLDVSHFTPDEVTVRTVDNLLEVSARHPQRLDRHGFVSREFCRTYVLPADVDPWRVRAALSHDGILNLEAPRGGRHLDTEVNEVYISLLPAPPDPEEEEEAASVEP, translated from the exons ATGTCGGGCCGCTCGGTGCCACATGCCCACCCGGCCACCGCCGAGTACGAGTTCGCCAACCCGAGCCGCCTGGGCGAGCAGCGCTTCGGAGAAG GCCTCCTGCCAGAAGACATCCTGACCCCCACCCTCTACCATGGCTACTATGTGCGACCCCGGGCCACCCAAGCTggggagggcagcagggcaggggcCTCTGAGCTTCGGCTCAGTGAGGGCAAGTTCCAGGCATTCCTGGATGTGAGCCATTTTACCCCAGATGAGGTGACCGTGAGGACTGTGGACAACCTGCTGGAGGTGTCTGCCCGGCACCCCCAGCGCCTGGACCGCCACGGCTTCGTGTCCCGGGAGTTCTGCCGCACCTACGTCCTGCCTGCTGATGTTGACCCCTGGCGGGTCCGCGCTGCTCTCTCCCACGATGGCATCCTCAACCTGGAGGCGCCTCGGGGTGGCCGACATTTGGACACAGAGGTCAATGAGGTCTACATCTCCCTGCTCCCCGCACCTCCTGacccagaggaagaggaggaggcagccagTGTTGAGCCCTGA
- the C33H11orf52 gene encoding uncharacterized protein C11orf52 homolog, producing MGNRLCCGGSWRCPSSFQRKKKMGNHTSWTPKQQQQQQSYTKGHATAGHTYEQLLKQPASQERSQGLRSEDSSLHYADIQVCSGTQPRSAQEVKHLQMENATEYAILCFPQATPRYDNKNGTLV from the exons ATGGGAAACCGGCTCTGCTGTGGGGGAAGCTG GAGATGCCCATCAAGtttccagaggaaaaagaaaatgg GGAACCACACAAGTTGGACaccaaagcagcagcagcaacagcagagtTACACAAAG GGCCATGCCACAGCGGGACATACGTATGAGCAACTGTTAAAGCAGCCTGCGTCTCAGGAGAGGAGTCAAGGTCTCAGGTCTGAGGACAGCAGCTTACATTACGCAGACATTCAAGTGTGCAGCGGTACCCAGCCACGCTCTGCCCAGGAGGTGAAGCACCTGCAAATGGAAAATGCCACAGAGTATGCGATCCTTTGCTTcccccaggccacaccccgctATGATAACAAGAATGGGACCCTAGTGtga
- the HSPB2 gene encoding heat shock protein beta-2 isoform X2 yields MSGRSVPHAHPATAEYEFANPSRLGEQRFGEDEVTVRTVDNLLEVSARHPQRLDRHGFVSREFCRTYVLPADVDPWRVRAALSHDGILNLEAPRGGRHLDTEVNEVYISLLPAPPDPEEEEEAASVEP; encoded by the exons ATGTCGGGCCGCTCGGTGCCACATGCCCACCCGGCCACCGCCGAGTACGAGTTCGCCAACCCGAGCCGCCTGGGCGAGCAGCGCTTCGGAGAAG ATGAGGTGACCGTGAGGACTGTGGACAACCTGCTGGAGGTGTCTGCCCGGCACCCCCAGCGCCTGGACCGCCACGGCTTCGTGTCCCGGGAGTTCTGCCGCACCTACGTCCTGCCTGCTGATGTTGACCCCTGGCGGGTCCGCGCTGCTCTCTCCCACGATGGCATCCTCAACCTGGAGGCGCCTCGGGGTGGCCGACATTTGGACACAGAGGTCAATGAGGTCTACATCTCCCTGCTCCCCGCACCTCCTGacccagaggaagaggaggaggcagccagTGTTGAGCCCTGA